A genomic stretch from Halobellus sp. LT62 includes:
- a CDS encoding (2Fe-2S)-binding protein has protein sequence MSTTDVPDESEPDAGDDSGGPSRRDIIKGTIGGTLVAANAYLFNNIRQTSAQGDETPGVRERFSNQLKLTVNGRERFVRVEDQERLAETLRYKLGLTGTKFGCDRAMCGACTVQVEGDPIYSCTYFTKDAVGKEITTVEGLAEGGQLHPIQESFIEELGGQCAFCTPGMIMSAKSLLEENSDPSREEVKDALEGNLCRCGNYENEIESVLSAAERM, from the coding sequence ATGTCTACGACAGACGTACCGGACGAGTCAGAGCCAGACGCCGGCGACGACTCGGGAGGACCATCCCGCCGTGACATCATCAAGGGGACGATCGGCGGGACGCTCGTCGCGGCGAACGCCTATCTGTTCAACAACATCAGACAGACGTCGGCGCAGGGCGACGAAACGCCGGGAGTTCGAGAGCGGTTCTCGAATCAACTGAAACTGACAGTCAACGGCCGCGAGCGCTTCGTCAGGGTGGAAGACCAAGAGCGGCTGGCAGAGACGCTCCGGTATAAGCTCGGCTTGACCGGCACGAAGTTCGGCTGCGACCGAGCGATGTGCGGCGCGTGTACGGTGCAGGTCGAAGGCGATCCGATCTACAGCTGCACGTACTTCACGAAAGACGCCGTCGGCAAAGAGATCACGACGGTCGAAGGGCTGGCCGAGGGCGGACAGCTCCACCCGATCCAAGAGTCGTTCATCGAGGAACTCGGCGGACAGTGCGCGTTCTGTACGCCCGGAATGATTATGTCCGCGAAGTCGTTGCTGGAGGAGAACAGCGACCCGTCTCGCGAGGAGGTCAAAGACGCCCTCGAAGGGAACCTCTGTCGCTGCGGGAACTACGAGAACGAGATCGAGAGCGTTCTCAGCGCGGCCGAGCGGATGTGA
- a CDS encoding XdhC family protein — MEEHGGDESASSVYGRIDELTAAGETVALATVTRVDGSAPQDPGASMLVRADGSTEGTVGGGTVEERTRRAAVEAIGERTPRTERWELRPEGNTGMVCGGEMDVFINVVPGSQRLIVAGGGHIAQSLAPMAVELGYDVSVVDDREEYATEERFPDAAVYADEYDAGIDAIGVTDNTAVVVATRSGHFDRVASREALERGAYYVGLVASDTKAERVAEGLREDGVDEGDFERFHSPVGLDLGGGDPADVALSILGELNRVRNGLSPGVVES, encoded by the coding sequence ATGGAGGAGCACGGAGGGGACGAGAGCGCGTCCAGCGTGTACGGTCGCATCGACGAACTGACCGCGGCCGGTGAGACGGTGGCGCTCGCAACGGTGACGCGAGTCGACGGGTCGGCCCCGCAGGATCCGGGGGCGTCGATGCTCGTTCGCGCCGACGGGAGCACCGAAGGGACCGTCGGCGGCGGCACCGTCGAAGAGCGGACGCGTCGGGCGGCCGTCGAGGCGATCGGGGAACGGACCCCGCGGACGGAACGCTGGGAACTGCGGCCCGAGGGTAACACGGGAATGGTGTGCGGCGGCGAAATGGACGTGTTCATCAACGTGGTTCCGGGCAGTCAACGACTGATCGTCGCGGGCGGCGGCCACATCGCGCAGTCGCTCGCACCGATGGCAGTAGAACTGGGCTACGACGTCTCCGTCGTCGACGACAGGGAGGAGTACGCCACCGAAGAGCGCTTCCCCGACGCGGCGGTGTACGCCGACGAGTACGACGCGGGAATCGACGCGATCGGCGTCACGGACAACACCGCCGTCGTCGTCGCCACGCGGAGCGGTCACTTCGACCGCGTCGCCTCCCGGGAAGCGCTCGAACGGGGGGCGTATTACGTCGGTCTCGTGGCCTCGGACACGAAGGCCGAACGCGTCGCCGAGGGGCTTCGAGAGGACGGCGTCGACGAGGGCGACTTCGAGCGTTTCCACTCGCCGGTCGGGCTCGATCTCGGCGGCGGCGATCCCGCGGACGTCGCCCTTTCGATACTCGGCGAACTCAACCGAGTTCGGAACGGTCTCTCACCCGGTGTAGTCGAATCCTAG
- the trmB gene encoding HTH-type sugar sensing transcriptional regulator TrmB, producing MADELRMTLERVGERFNLGEYEIEAYLAVLEHGELTASEIADRTEIPQPRVYDTVRSLSDRGLVELRESRPMKIVAVAPDDAFGNVQQSLDSLVSELEARYTAPARDTEAVSLVKSRSTILRYVEEIIESAEYELVLSLTPDLLRRFREDLAAAVDDGVSVDLLVTPLSRAPDPDSFDYLEVATVARARRGITTPILAVADGNYSIYATQDALRDDRDRYGVIFNRSALGFLVSGFFGTVLWSTAETIATDGKRRPFPRRYASIRRAVKDVRELDGPFYASITGRDVETGDPVVVEGKVKTATLEESEEVASIQLETDDGVLEIGGLVAAFEDVEAQEIILGRDEVPDREQFA from the coding sequence ATGGCAGACGAACTCCGGATGACGTTGGAGCGGGTCGGAGAGCGCTTCAACCTCGGCGAGTACGAGATCGAGGCGTATCTGGCCGTGCTCGAACACGGCGAACTGACGGCCTCGGAGATCGCCGATCGGACCGAGATCCCGCAGCCGCGGGTGTACGACACCGTACGGAGCCTCTCCGATCGCGGACTCGTCGAACTACGGGAGTCGCGCCCGATGAAGATCGTCGCGGTCGCGCCCGACGACGCCTTCGGCAACGTCCAGCAGTCCCTCGACAGCCTCGTCTCGGAGTTGGAAGCGCGGTACACCGCGCCCGCTCGGGACACCGAAGCCGTTTCGCTCGTGAAATCGCGCTCGACGATCCTCCGGTACGTCGAGGAGATCATCGAGAGCGCCGAGTACGAACTGGTGCTGTCTCTCACGCCGGATCTCCTGCGTCGCTTCCGCGAGGATCTCGCCGCGGCGGTCGACGACGGCGTGAGCGTCGACCTGCTCGTGACGCCGCTGTCGCGCGCGCCGGATCCGGACAGCTTCGACTACCTCGAAGTCGCGACGGTCGCGCGGGCACGCCGGGGAATCACCACGCCGATCCTCGCGGTCGCCGACGGCAACTACTCGATCTACGCGACGCAGGACGCCCTGCGCGACGACCGCGACCGCTACGGCGTCATCTTCAACCGCTCGGCGCTGGGCTTTCTGGTCTCGGGGTTCTTCGGGACCGTCCTCTGGTCGACCGCGGAGACGATCGCCACGGACGGCAAGCGGCGGCCGTTCCCCAGACGCTACGCCTCGATCCGACGCGCCGTGAAGGACGTTCGCGAACTCGACGGCCCGTTCTACGCTTCGATCACCGGCCGCGACGTCGAGACCGGCGATCCCGTCGTCGTCGAAGGGAAGGTGAAGACCGCGACGCTGGAGGAGTCCGAGGAGGTCGCCTCAATCCAGTTGGAGACCGACGACGGCGTCTTAGAGATCGGTGGGCTAGTCGCGGCCTTCGAGGACGTCGAGGCCCAAGAGATCATCCTCGGACGCGACGAGGTGCCCGACCGCGAGCAGTTCGCCTGA
- the priS gene encoding DNA primase small subunit PriS: MEARTRTYLEGRFGDYYRRSDVSLPPAAERREWGHIPWSAGATRMIRHQSLLDVGDLGDFLHRTAPRHVYFSSARFADPGAGSMDEKGWQSADLVFDLDADHLPGVDPETTSYAEMLEACKGELLNLLDFIDDDFDFEETEVVFSGGRGYHVHVRDPEVRGLDSEARREIVDYVRAIDLDVDGLIETESNRGTTRRVLRRRGGWGARTHRRLVDLAERLREMDDDDALERLQELDGIGEGRAQTILGTVRNNFEAIRAGNVEAGGPGTRILVEALAAEAIETETAPIDEPVTTDTKRLIRLPGSLHGGSGLVVTPLAREELDGFHPLEDAIPERFRGREISVNVVDPGPTTFDGDTFTITEGEQSVEECLGIFLMSRGRAEKIKE; this comes from the coding sequence ATGGAGGCGCGCACGCGGACCTACCTCGAAGGCCGGTTCGGCGACTACTACCGCCGCAGCGACGTCTCCCTCCCGCCCGCGGCCGAACGCCGCGAGTGGGGACACATCCCGTGGAGCGCCGGCGCGACCCGGATGATCCGCCACCAGTCGCTGCTCGACGTCGGCGACCTCGGCGACTTCCTGCACCGCACCGCGCCCCGGCACGTCTACTTCTCGTCGGCTCGGTTCGCCGACCCCGGAGCGGGTTCGATGGACGAGAAGGGCTGGCAGTCGGCCGACCTCGTCTTCGACCTCGACGCCGACCATCTCCCCGGCGTCGACCCCGAGACCACCTCGTACGCGGAGATGCTCGAAGCGTGTAAGGGAGAGCTTCTGAACCTCCTCGATTTCATCGACGACGACTTCGACTTCGAGGAGACCGAGGTGGTCTTCTCCGGCGGGCGGGGGTACCACGTCCACGTTCGCGACCCCGAAGTACGAGGGCTCGACAGCGAGGCGCGCCGCGAGATCGTCGACTACGTCCGCGCGATCGACCTCGATGTCGACGGCCTGATCGAGACCGAGTCGAACCGCGGGACGACCCGCCGGGTTCTCCGCCGTCGCGGCGGGTGGGGGGCGCGCACGCACCGCCGCCTCGTGGACCTCGCAGAACGGCTGCGCGAGATGGACGACGACGACGCCTTAGAGCGGCTGCAGGAACTCGACGGGATCGGCGAGGGGCGCGCGCAGACGATCCTCGGAACGGTCCGGAACAACTTCGAGGCGATCCGCGCGGGTAACGTCGAGGCGGGCGGCCCCGGGACCCGCATCCTCGTCGAGGCGCTCGCCGCCGAGGCGATCGAGACGGAGACCGCGCCGATCGACGAGCCGGTGACGACCGACACGAAGCGGCTCATCCGGCTTCCGGGCAGCCTCCACGGCGGCTCGGGGCTGGTCGTCACGCCGCTCGCGCGCGAGGAACTCGACGGTTTCCACCCGCTGGAAGACGCCATCCCGGAGCGGTTCCGCGGGCGAGAGATCAGCGTGAACGTGGTCGATCCGGGGCCGACGACGTTCGACGGCGACACGTTTACTATCACGGAGGGTGAGCAATCCGTCGAAGAGTGCCTCGGGATCTTCCTGATGTCTCGCGGGCGCGCGGAGAAAATCAAAGAATGA
- the bcp gene encoding thioredoxin-dependent thiol peroxidase, translated as MLDIGETAPGFTLPDQDGQTVSLSELRGEYVVVYFYPRADTPGCTTEACGFRDVYDELRERGVTVLGISDDPVDDLAPFAAEYDLPFRLLSDEDGSVSSAYDSYGEKNMFGNTFDGVFRNTYVVGPDGDVVLAYEGVSPEGHATEILDDLDALED; from the coding sequence ATGCTCGATATCGGTGAGACCGCTCCCGGCTTCACGCTGCCCGACCAAGACGGCCAGACCGTGTCGCTCTCGGAACTCCGCGGCGAGTACGTCGTCGTTTACTTCTACCCGCGGGCGGACACGCCCGGTTGTACGACAGAAGCGTGCGGATTCCGCGACGTCTACGACGAACTTCGCGAGCGCGGTGTGACCGTTCTCGGGATCAGCGACGACCCCGTCGACGACCTCGCGCCGTTCGCCGCGGAGTACGACCTCCCGTTCAGACTGCTCTCCGACGAGGACGGGTCGGTGTCGTCCGCCTACGACTCCTACGGCGAGAAGAATATGTTCGGCAACACCTTCGACGGCGTCTTCAGAAACACGTACGTTGTCGGCCCCGACGGGGACGTCGTTCTCGCGTACGAGGGCGTCTCCCCCGAGGGCCACGCGACGGAGATTCTCGACGACCTCGACGCGCTCGAGGACTGA
- a CDS encoding CDC48 family AAA ATPase — MKLTVKPLKQKDAGRGLAAIDRQAAEDLDLEGGDYIRIDGDGGTAIARVWPGYPEDSGSGVIRIDGRLRQQSNVGIDDRVEVEKADIKPAKHVSVALPQNLRISGNIGAHLRDKLAGQPVTQGQNIRIPFGFGFMSSSSQPLPLKVASTEPDGTVVVTDSTEVTISQTPAEDIQSGADGEADTPSVTYEDIGGLDRELEQVREMIELPMRHPELFQRLGIEPPKGVLLHGPPGTGKTLIAKAVANEIDASFHTISGPEIMSKYYGESEEQLREIFEEAEEAAPAIVFIDEIDSIAPKRGEAGGDVERRVVAQLLSLMDGLDERGEVVVIGATNRVDAIDPALRRGGRFDREIEIGVPDREGRKEILQVHTRNMPLSDAIDLDEYADNTHGFVGADIESLAKEAAMNALRRIRPELDLDSDEIDAEVLEKLTVTSKDFKEAIKGIEPSALREVFVEVPDVSWENVGGLEDTKERLRETIQWPLEYPEVFEAMDMQSAKGVLMYGPPGTGKTLLAKAVANESESNFISVKGPELLDKYVGESEKGVREIFKKARENAPTVVFFDEIDSIATERGSHSGDSGVSERVVSQLLTELDGLETLEDVVVVATTNRPDLIDSALLRPGRLDRHVHVPVPDEEGRRAIFAVHTEHKPLADDVDLDELAAETGGYVGADIEAVCREASMAASREFINSVSREEVTESVGNVRVTMAHFEHALDEVGPSVTPETRERYEEIEQRFQTSEVEREPEAEIGRTFQ, encoded by the coding sequence ATGAAGCTCACTGTCAAACCACTCAAGCAGAAGGACGCCGGTCGCGGGCTCGCCGCCATCGACCGGCAGGCCGCCGAGGATCTGGACCTCGAAGGCGGCGACTACATCCGCATCGACGGCGACGGCGGCACCGCGATCGCCCGCGTCTGGCCCGGTTACCCCGAGGACAGCGGCTCGGGCGTCATCCGGATCGACGGCCGGCTCCGCCAGCAGTCGAACGTCGGCATCGACGACCGCGTCGAGGTCGAAAAGGCCGACATCAAGCCCGCCAAGCACGTCTCCGTCGCGCTCCCGCAGAACCTCCGCATCAGCGGCAACATCGGCGCGCACCTGCGGGATAAGCTCGCGGGGCAGCCCGTTACGCAGGGGCAGAACATCCGGATCCCGTTCGGCTTCGGCTTCATGAGCTCGTCGAGTCAGCCGCTGCCGTTGAAAGTCGCCTCGACCGAACCGGACGGGACCGTCGTCGTCACCGACTCGACTGAGGTGACGATCAGCCAGACGCCCGCCGAGGACATCCAGTCGGGCGCGGATGGCGAGGCCGACACGCCCTCGGTGACCTACGAGGACATCGGCGGTCTCGATCGCGAACTCGAACAAGTGCGAGAGATGATCGAGCTGCCGATGCGGCACCCCGAGCTGTTCCAGCGGCTCGGCATCGAGCCGCCGAAGGGCGTGCTCCTCCACGGCCCGCCCGGAACGGGGAAGACGCTGATCGCGAAAGCCGTCGCCAACGAGATCGACGCCTCGTTCCACACGATCTCCGGGCCGGAGATCATGTCGAAGTACTACGGCGAGTCCGAAGAGCAGCTCCGGGAGATCTTCGAGGAGGCCGAGGAGGCCGCCCCGGCGATCGTCTTCATCGACGAGATCGACTCGATCGCGCCCAAGCGCGGCGAGGCCGGCGGCGACGTCGAACGTCGCGTCGTCGCGCAACTGCTCTCGCTGATGGACGGCCTCGACGAGCGCGGCGAGGTCGTCGTCATCGGTGCGACGAACAGAGTGGACGCGATCGACCCGGCGCTGCGCCGCGGCGGTCGCTTCGACCGCGAGATCGAGATCGGCGTGCCGGACCGCGAGGGTCGAAAGGAGATCCTGCAGGTCCACACGCGGAACATGCCGCTGTCGGATGCGATCGACCTCGACGAGTACGCCGACAACACCCACGGCTTCGTCGGCGCGGATATCGAGAGCCTCGCGAAAGAGGCCGCGATGAATGCGCTGCGGCGCATCCGTCCCGAACTCGACCTCGACTCCGACGAGATCGACGCCGAGGTCCTCGAAAAGCTGACGGTCACCTCGAAGGACTTCAAAGAGGCGATCAAAGGAATCGAGCCCTCGGCGCTGCGGGAGGTGTTCGTCGAGGTGCCAGACGTCTCTTGGGAGAACGTGGGTGGTCTCGAAGACACCAAAGAGCGCCTTCGGGAGACGATCCAGTGGCCGCTCGAATACCCCGAAGTGTTCGAGGCGATGGATATGCAGTCCGCGAAGGGCGTCCTGATGTACGGGCCGCCCGGAACTGGAAAGACGCTGCTCGCGAAGGCCGTCGCCAACGAGTCCGAGTCGAACTTCATCTCCGTGAAGGGGCCGGAACTGCTCGACAAGTACGTCGGCGAATCCGAGAAAGGCGTCCGCGAGATCTTCAAGAAGGCCCGCGAGAACGCGCCTACCGTGGTCTTCTTCGATGAGATCGACTCGATCGCGACCGAGCGCGGCAGCCACTCGGGCGATTCGGGCGTCTCAGAGCGCGTCGTCTCCCAGCTCTTGACCGAGCTGGACGGGCTCGAAACCCTCGAAGACGTCGTCGTCGTCGCGACGACGAACCGCCCGGATCTGATCGATTCGGCGCTCCTGCGCCCGGGACGGTTGGATCGTCACGTCCACGTGCCCGTCCCCGACGAGGAGGGTCGCCGGGCGATATTCGCGGTCCACACCGAGCACAAGCCGCTCGCAGACGACGTCGACCTCGACGAACTCGCCGCGGAGACCGGCGGCTACGTCGGTGCCGACATCGAAGCGGTCTGTCGCGAGGCGTCGATGGCTGCGAGCCGCGAGTTCATCAACAGCGTCTCCCGCGAGGAGGTCACCGAATCGGTCGGCAACGTCCGCGTGACGATGGCGCACTTCGAGCACGCGCTCGACGAGGTCGGCCCGAGCGTGACGCCGGAAACGCGCGAGCGCTACGAGGAGATCGAACAGCGCTTCCAGACCAGCGAGGTCGAGCGCGAGCCCGAGGCCGAAATCGGCCGGACGTTCCAGTAG
- a CDS encoding Hsp20/alpha crystallin family protein, with translation MSIKQLAGGDERIVRRYEYEDSWVLAADVGVADEDLDVDIVGTTAIVVAETGEEVSEAEFELPGSDASVATNNGVLTITVEK, from the coding sequence ATGAGTATCAAACAGTTAGCCGGTGGAGACGAGCGCATCGTTCGCCGGTACGAATACGAGGACAGCTGGGTCCTCGCCGCCGACGTGGGAGTCGCCGACGAGGATCTCGATGTCGACATCGTCGGCACGACGGCCATCGTCGTCGCCGAGACGGGCGAGGAGGTCTCCGAGGCCGAGTTCGAGCTTCCCGGCTCGGACGCGTCGGTCGCGACGAACAACGGCGTACTCACGATCACGGTCGAAAAATGA
- a CDS encoding alpha/beta fold hydrolase codes for MQTVSHHGRETAYRTFDRDASGPVVLAIHGSGGTHRVWSAQAKIADEYPLIALDLSGHGDSDDVAAEPGYETLSAYVDDVVAVATAVDADVLLGNSLGGAVVLTALIEREIDASGAVLAGTGARLPVLDDLLQWVQTDFDRVIEFFHEPDHLFHDPDETTLDVSKAALRNTGRAVLERDFRTAHAFDVRGALSTVDVPTLALVGEYDRLTPPHYHEELCTGLPDCELSVLDDAAHLAMLEAAEAFNAGLRDFLDRRVLA; via the coding sequence ATGCAAACGGTATCTCACCACGGTCGGGAGACGGCCTACCGGACGTTCGACCGGGACGCGAGCGGCCCCGTCGTCCTCGCCATCCACGGCAGCGGCGGCACCCACCGCGTCTGGAGCGCGCAGGCGAAGATCGCCGACGAGTACCCGCTGATCGCGCTCGACTTGAGCGGGCACGGCGACAGCGACGACGTCGCGGCCGAGCCGGGGTACGAAACGCTCTCGGCGTACGTCGACGACGTCGTCGCCGTCGCGACGGCGGTAGACGCCGACGTCCTCCTCGGCAATTCTCTCGGTGGCGCGGTCGTGCTGACGGCGCTCATCGAGCGCGAGATCGACGCATCGGGAGCAGTCTTGGCCGGAACGGGTGCGCGGCTCCCGGTGCTCGACGACCTCCTCCAGTGGGTCCAGACGGATTTCGACCGCGTGATCGAGTTCTTCCACGAACCGGACCACTTGTTTCACGATCCCGACGAGACCACCCTCGACGTCTCGAAGGCGGCGCTGCGCAACACCGGGCGAGCGGTCCTCGAACGAGACTTCCGAACGGCGCACGCCTTCGACGTCCGCGGAGCGCTTTCGACCGTCGACGTCCCGACGCTGGCGCTCGTCGGCGAGTACGACCGGCTCACGCCCCCACACTACCACGAGGAGCTCTGTACCGGACTCCCCGACTGCGAGCTCTCGGTTCTCGACGACGCCGCCCACCTCGCGATGCTCGAGGCCGCCGAGGCGTTCAACGCGGGGCTTCGGGACTTCCTCGACCGGCGCGTGTTGGCGTAG
- a CDS encoding DUF5822 domain-containing protein yields MQPVETSDPDGIDYGWVMQTTFVLTIAVGAPVVAALSLQTTLPTWGARVEFAIRVGSVVWILVALAVFGYAWRFDAGDGGNDPDDIVEGE; encoded by the coding sequence GTGCAACCGGTCGAGACCTCGGATCCGGACGGGATCGACTACGGCTGGGTGATGCAGACGACGTTCGTCCTCACTATCGCCGTCGGCGCGCCCGTCGTCGCCGCGCTTTCGTTGCAGACGACGCTGCCGACGTGGGGCGCTCGCGTCGAGTTCGCGATCCGCGTCGGCAGCGTCGTCTGGATCCTCGTCGCCCTCGCGGTCTTCGGGTACGCGTGGCGATTCGACGCGGGCGACGGCGGCAACGACCCCGACGACATCGTCGAGGGGGAGTGA
- a CDS encoding translation initiation factor eIF-2B, translated as MIDETIAEIREMQTHSSSVVAVKATQALSDLIERDHATVEEFERDLERNVSALKRANPSHASLFNAMQTVLVNVVDRKDTVPEAKSLLEEVIERVVEDVRQGKSRAARNAAPTFEEGETFLTHDFSSTVLEAVEQAAADGTYLTAYVTEARPRFLGRKTARRLAAFDRVEPHLLVDSAAGTYLEECDRIVIGMDCIVGDTLYNRVGTFPIIATANYLDVPVTVVGSAAKIVEDGFVFEDEIRPPAEVTLEPIEDVVIENPAYDATPVELLDEVITDNGIENIPRE; from the coding sequence ATGATCGACGAGACGATCGCGGAGATCCGAGAGATGCAGACGCACAGTTCGTCCGTCGTTGCCGTGAAAGCGACGCAGGCGCTCTCGGATCTCATCGAACGCGATCACGCGACGGTCGAGGAGTTCGAGCGCGACCTCGAACGCAACGTGAGCGCGCTCAAGCGGGCGAATCCGTCGCACGCCTCGCTGTTCAACGCGATGCAGACGGTGCTCGTGAACGTCGTCGATCGGAAGGACACCGTTCCCGAGGCCAAATCGCTCCTCGAAGAGGTGATCGAACGAGTCGTCGAGGACGTCCGACAGGGGAAATCCCGCGCGGCCAGAAACGCGGCCCCGACCTTCGAGGAGGGCGAGACGTTCCTCACCCACGACTTCTCTTCGACGGTTTTGGAAGCCGTCGAGCAGGCCGCCGCCGACGGGACGTACCTGACAGCGTACGTCACCGAGGCGCGGCCGCGGTTCCTCGGCCGGAAGACGGCCCGACGACTCGCCGCCTTCGACCGCGTGGAACCCCATCTGCTGGTCGACAGCGCGGCGGGCACGTACCTCGAGGAGTGCGATCGAATCGTCATCGGGATGGACTGCATCGTCGGCGACACCCTGTACAACCGGGTCGGCACCTTTCCGATCATCGCGACCGCGAACTACCTCGACGTCCCCGTCACGGTCGTCGGGTCCGCCGCGAAGATCGTCGAGGACGGCTTCGTCTTCGAGGACGAGATCCGCCCGCCTGCGGAGGTCACGCTCGAACCGATCGAGGACGTCGTGATCGAAAACCCCGCCTACGACGCCACGCCGGTCGAACTGCTCGACGAAGT